A stretch of the Capsicum annuum cultivar UCD-10X-F1 chromosome 8, UCD10Xv1.1, whole genome shotgun sequence genome encodes the following:
- the LOC107839344 gene encoding serine/arginine-rich splicing factor RS31 isoform X1, translating into MKPLFVGNVGYDTRQSELERLFSKYGRIQRVDMKSGFAFVYFEDERDAADAIRGLDNTPFGYDKRRLSVEWAKGERGRPRDDSKVAANQRPTRTLFVINFDPINTRVRDIERHFEPYGKILNIRIRRNFAFVQFENQEDATKALECTHMSEILDRVVTVEYALRDDGERGDRFDSPRRDYGRRGDSPYRRSPNPVYRRGRPSPDYGRPRSPVYDKYNGPSYDRYRSPDYGRYRSRSPVRRSRA; encoded by the exons ATGAAGCCTTTATTCGTGGGGAATGTTGGGTATGATACACGTCAATCAGAACTGGAGCGATTGTTCTCCAAGTACGGAAGGATCCAGCGTGTTGACATGAAATCTG GCTTTGCTTTCGTCTACTTTGAGGATGAGCGTGATGCAGCTGATGCCATCCGTGGTCTTGACAACACGCCATTTGGTTATGACAAGCGCCGGTTATCAGTGGAATGGGCAAAG GGTGAACGTGGTCGACCTCGTGATGACTCCAAGGTTGCAGCAAACCAAAGACCAACAAGAACTCTGTTTGTCATTAACTTTGACCCTATTAACACTAGGGTGCGTGACATAGAAAGGCACTTTGAACCGTATGGAAAGATCCTTAATATTCGAATTCGTCGGAATTTTGCGTTTGTGCAGTTTGAAAATCAGGAAGATGCCACAAAAGCCTTGGAGTGTACACACATGAG TGAGATCCTTGACAGAGTCGTTACGGTAGAGTATGCTTTGAGGGATGATGGCGAGAGAGGGGACAGGTTTGACAGCCCTAGAAGAGATTATGGCAGGCGTGGTGATAGTCCTTACCGAAGATCACCAAACCCAGTGTATCGCAGGGGTCGGCCTAGTCCTGATTATGGTCGTCCTCGTAGCCCAGTCTATGACAAATACAATGGTCCATCATATGATCGGTACAGGAGTCCTGACTATGGGAGGTATCGCAG CAGATCACCTGTTCGGAGGTCAAGAGCTTGA
- the LOC107839344 gene encoding serine/arginine-rich splicing factor RS31 isoform X2, which produces MKPLFVGNVGYDTRQSELERLFSKYGRIQRVDMKSGFAFVYFEDERDAADAIRGLDNTPFGYDKRRLSVEWAKGERGRPRDDSKVAANQRPTRTLFVINFDPINTRVRDIERHFEPYGKILNIRIRRNFAFVQFENQEDATKALECTHMSEILDRVVTVEYALRDDGERGDRFDSPRRDYGRRGDSPYRRSPNPVYRRGRPSPDYGRPRSPVYDKYNGPSYDRYRSPDYGRYRRSPVRRSRA; this is translated from the exons ATGAAGCCTTTATTCGTGGGGAATGTTGGGTATGATACACGTCAATCAGAACTGGAGCGATTGTTCTCCAAGTACGGAAGGATCCAGCGTGTTGACATGAAATCTG GCTTTGCTTTCGTCTACTTTGAGGATGAGCGTGATGCAGCTGATGCCATCCGTGGTCTTGACAACACGCCATTTGGTTATGACAAGCGCCGGTTATCAGTGGAATGGGCAAAG GGTGAACGTGGTCGACCTCGTGATGACTCCAAGGTTGCAGCAAACCAAAGACCAACAAGAACTCTGTTTGTCATTAACTTTGACCCTATTAACACTAGGGTGCGTGACATAGAAAGGCACTTTGAACCGTATGGAAAGATCCTTAATATTCGAATTCGTCGGAATTTTGCGTTTGTGCAGTTTGAAAATCAGGAAGATGCCACAAAAGCCTTGGAGTGTACACACATGAG TGAGATCCTTGACAGAGTCGTTACGGTAGAGTATGCTTTGAGGGATGATGGCGAGAGAGGGGACAGGTTTGACAGCCCTAGAAGAGATTATGGCAGGCGTGGTGATAGTCCTTACCGAAGATCACCAAACCCAGTGTATCGCAGGGGTCGGCCTAGTCCTGATTATGGTCGTCCTCGTAGCCCAGTCTATGACAAATACAATGGTCCATCATATGATCGGTACAGGAGTCCTGACTATGGGAGGTATCGCAG ATCACCTGTTCGGAGGTCAAGAGCTTGA